The Polynucleobacter sp. JS-Mosq-20-D10 region GGTTCGCTCGAGGCCAGTGTATTCAGAAATTTTGGTCATGCTGCCACCCATGATGATCATTTGATGCTCGAAGTACGCTTTTTCGAATAAGTCTCTAGCTTCACGAAGCGGCAAATCAAAATAGGTTTTTGCAATCCCGCTGATGTACTCACCGCTCTGAACTTGAGAAGCCTGTTCAATAGCCACCGCTTTTGGGCTTGGGCTTGATGAGGTCGCCACTGACATTTTTTCTTCGGCGAGCTCAACATGCTTAGGTGAACTTTCTAGGGCCTTACTAACCGTCTTGAGTAACTTTTGGAGTGCAATGGGCTTTTCTAAGAAATTAAGTGCGCCTATACGCGTAGCTTCAACGGCTGTATCTATCGTGGCATGTCCTGACATCATCACCACAGGCATTGTGAGCTGGCCAGTCTTAGACCACTCTTTTAATAAACTAATGCCGTCAACATCTGGCATCCAAATGTCAAGCAAGACAAGATCTGGACGCATTTGTTCGCGAATTGTACGAGCCTGCATAGCACTCTCAGCGGCATACACAGTATGGCCCTCATCCGTCAGAATCTCATTGAGAAGCTCACGAATTCCCATCTCATCGTCGACCACCAAAATACTTGCCATTCTTATGCTGCCTCTTTTGCCAGATTCATAAACAAAATTGATACTTGCGCACCGATCACCTGATCCGCCTGCATGCGGTTCCGGACTTCGATTTTGGCGCCGTGATCATCTACGATTTTCTTCACCACTGCCAATCCCAATCCGGTGCCCTTACTCTTCGTTGTTACATAGGGCTCAAAGGCTCTTGCCAATATCTTAGCTGGAAAACCTGAACCACTATCACTTATTGTTAAACGCACCGCATTTTGTGGCACACCATTCAGTTCGCCGTAAGGTACTAACTCTGTTTTTACTTCAACCGGATCAGATTGATGAACACCCTCAAGAGTAGCATCTTGCGCATTTTGCAAAAGATTATGAATAATCTGCCTGAGTTGCGTAGGGTCGCCCATAATATTTGGACAGCATGGATCAAGCTGGGTCTTTATGGGGCTGCCCTCATACAAACCCAGGATCTCTTGAGTCAAAGTATTGATCGAAACAGGCCTCAGTTGCGGACTTGGCGTCTTAGCAAAGTCTCTGAAGTCATTCACCATTTGCTTCATGGCCTGTACCTGACCAATGATGGTTTCCGTACTGCGATTCATCATCTCTTCTTGCTCAGGACTCAACTTGCCAGCCAACTTATGCTGTAGCCTCTCTGCTGAGAGCTGTATAGGGGTGAGTGGGTTCTTAATCTCATGGGCTAGACGTCTAGCCACCTCACTCCAAGCAATGGAGCGCTGCGCACTCACTACGTCAGTGATGTCATCAAACACCACCATGCGCAAATCTGCCGTCAATTCAGTTCCACGAATAAACAAAGTAACGCCAGGCTCATTTTCAAACTCGTTTGTACTATGCAGCTGAATCTGTTTTTGCCATACTGGCGCTGACGTATTTTTATCTTTTGCTGTTTGACCGCTCTCTACGCCAACAGCCAGCTTCATAGTGGCAAAACCCTCTTTAATGGCTTGATCAAACTCGATAAGACTAGGGCTATCACTCAAAGGGCGCCCATCCATTTGCGTTAAATCTTGCCCAAAGATGCGATCAGCGCCGGCATTACTAGAAACCATATTGAAGTTTTTATCGAAGATACAAACTCCGGCAGTTAAATTGCCCAATACTGTTTCCAAAAATGATTTAGATTCTTGTAGGGAGGTTCTAGTGTCAGCAAGCTGACGGGTCATCACATTAAATTGACGCGTCAACATTCCTAACTCGTCACCCGTATCTAACTCGGGCTTAGGTGATAAATCGCCTTGGGCAACAGCCTGCGTTCCCTTTAAAAGCATCAGTAGGGGCCGGGCCAGCTGACGACCCAGAATTAAAGCCAAAGTAACAGCAACAAATAAGGCAAAGAACAAGGTTAAGGTCAGCGTACCCACAAACATTTTTCGTAAACCAGTCCGGCCCAATGACTTCTCTTGATAGTCACCATAGGCAGACTCAACCGCAACAATATTCTTGGCTAATGGTCCAGGAATGAATCGCACTAACTGTAAAAAGTATTTATCGTCTACATCTTTACCGGGCGCCTGCTTTTTACGAACAATCGGCACAATCGCCCTTACTCGATAACCGCGTTGACCACCATCCACTTCAATTTGATCTATAAAGGTGGCGCCCTTCTTTCTAAAAGCGTCTGCAATTACGTCAGGGCCAGGTGCAGGAAAATATTTGTTAGGTCGTGACTCGCTCGTCAATATCAGGCTACGCCCAATATTAAATAGGCTAACCTCTTGAATGCCAAATTGGTTGCGGGCTTTCAGCACTATGGCGGCAACCTGCTCTGAACTGGTACCCGAGGGCACTGCGACTATTTGCTCAGCAATAAAATTTCCCTCGGCCAGAATTTCTTCTTGAGCAACCCGCAAAGTAACGCGCCCTAATTCAAGGCCCGCATCCAGTGCGGACTCTACTTGAACATCGAACCAGGTTTCAATACTGCGGGATACGAACTGTAGAGAAACTCCGTACAAAATTAATCCTGGAACAACACCAACTAAGGCAAAAATCATTGCCAACTTTGCCACTAGGCGTGTTCCAAAACGCCCTTTACGCCAACGGACCGCAATCACAATCACCAAGGTCAAAATGACTAAGGTCAGAGAAATTCCAATCACCACATTGGCTGCATAAAGCCAAATAAAGTAGTTATCAAAAAACTCAGTATTGGATGTTGCGGTTGATAAGAGTGCTAGCAATAAAAGCGCAAAGGCGCCAATCAACATCATTGCGGTGGGCAACGCACGCCTTTTCCAGGCGTCTTTCTCAAACGCATTTGACCCAATGAAGTCCAAAGATATCTTCATCGCTTAATAAAGTTAGGGCCATTTGGTGAAAACGGAAAGCGCACCCAATCACTTGTGACATTCCAATCGCGATTGTTGAGTGCATTTACCTGGAATGGCTTAGGTAACTTACCTAAATCTAAGCTCATTCTTAACGCTGCAGTGTAAGACTTGCTTGAATCAATCTGGCCGCGATCAATTACCCTCCAGCCCCCAATGCTTCCCACGGCCTGCAAAGCCTCAAACATCGTGTTTGCAGAAAAGGTAAAGCCTTCAGAAGCAATGCGGTATTGCTGAGTCATTGGCTGATAAGAAAGCCGGGTTGATCGTTGAGCAAGCGCAGGCTTTTCATCAAACCAGTACCAACGCGAACGCGTTAAATCAAACTCAGCTTGAAAATATAAAACAATACCTTTTTGAACAGCATCTTCTAAGCTTGGCGTTAACTCAATCTTAAATGTGGCATTCAGAAGCCAATCGTTATCCACCTGCTCCAAATCAGCAGTTTTGAGCTTGATTCCCTCAGCACTTGCAGCGCCTGAAAATAGACTCAGGGCTATGAAAACACCAAGGGTGAATTTTTTAATGCCTTGGCTCATGGCCCATTTTTCTTAAACAAAGCATAGTAAAAACCATCATTTAACTCAGCAGGCAAAATTTGCCCAGGTGCGCTCAATCGTAATGCATCAGTATGTTCTGCAGTAAACCATGTCGCCTGCTCTTCGCCCTCCTCTGGGAACACGGAGCAAGTCACATACAAAAGTGTGCCGCCGATCTTCAGGATCTTCCAGGCTTGCTCCAAAATAGCACGCTGCCTAAGTTGCAAGGCCTTAATATCAGCCTCACGCCGCAAAAACGGAATGTCAGGATGCCTTGCAACGATGCCCGATGCTGAGCAAGGCGCATCCAAAAGAATTTTGTCAAATAACTTGCCATCCCACCATGCTGCCTTTGAGGCATCACCGCGCACCACGCGAACGACATCAGACTGCAGGCGTAAACGGTCTAAATTACCACCAATTTTTCCAAGGCGCTCACCATCCAGCTCCAAGGCAGTCATCTCGCACTGCGCCAACTCTAGTAAGTGAGCAGTTTTTCCGCCAGGCGCAGCACAGGCATCCAATATGCGCTCACCCGGTTTTGGATCCAGCAATACAGCCGCAATTTGTGCCCCCGCATCTTGAACAGAAACTGCGCCACTATAAAAGTCTGGTAAGTCTGAAACTGGCACCGCCTCATGTAATAACAAAGCAGAATCCAATGTGACTCCGGCAACACTTTCAATTGGTTCAGCTGCGATACCAGCTTGATGCAATAGTTCTTGATATTCTTTGCGCGTATGTTGTTGAACATTCACCCGCAAAATCAAGGGCGCTCGTTGAGCCTGCTGAATCAGCATGGCTTGCCAAGCCTTTGAATAGTTTCGCTTCAGGCTAGCTCGCCACCAGGGCGGGAAAAACATGGGAATGGGATCTGGCGGATAAGGCTTTTCGTTCTCAGCCTGCACCGCAAGGCTCACCTTACGAAGCACTGCATTTACCAGGCCCTTGGCATACATCGTGGGCTCATATTCACTGCAAGCTTTTACAGCTTGGTCAACGATTGTATGCGCTGCATAACCCTTGCCAGCAGATCCGCCCTGCAAAAATAAAGCAATCGCAACACTTAACAAGTACTCTACCTCTGGAGGGGGCGTCTTTGGAATAAATTGTTGAATGAATTGATGTGATCTCACCCACTTACGCAAGGCATCAAAAGTGAAGCTTTGAACAATAGGTCGCTCATGGGCGTCTAGTTGATCTAACACTTCGGTGAGCGATCGACCAACCATCACCTCACCAATTGCTTGCGCAGAAATGGTGATTGCCTCCGATAGTGGAAGACTGCGAGGTGTTTTTTGATCGGTCAAATTAATCTTTCTTGAACTGCATTATTTTTTCCTGCCTACGATAGCTCTGTAAACAAGCGCTGGCACCAATCTTTTTTCCGCCAGGCTTTTGCATTTCTAAGATTTCAATCACACCATCTCCACATTGAACATACACACCATCTCCACTAAAATCTAAGACCTGTCCCGGGACAGTATCTTGGTATATTTGCGCCTTACTAGGCAAACAAGAATTCCAAAACTTCATTTGCTCACCATCCAAACTACTGGTGGATCCAGGAAATGGATTGAATGCTCGAATACGTCGATCGATCACTGCAGCACTTAAATGCCAATCAACTTCTGCCTCACTCTTTAATATTTTTTCTGCATAAGTAACTCCCCCTATAGCTTGTGGAGTTCTTGTGATGGCGATGCCTTCATTTAAATCATTGAGAGTCTTGACCATCAACTCGGCACCTAAGGCCGCTAAACGGTCATGCAGTGATGCGCTAGTTTCTTGAGGTGTAATTTTTAGATCGCCTACTAGAACAGTGTCGCCAGTATCGAGGCCAGCATCCATTTGCATAATGCTCACACCTGTATCGGTGTCACCGTTTTCTATGGCACGCTGTATCGGCGCTGCACCGCGCCACCTTGGTAGCAGGGAGGCGTGAATATTAAAGCAACCATGCCTCCCATCC contains the following coding sequences:
- a CDS encoding response regulator — encoded protein: MASILVVDDEMGIRELLNEILTDEGHTVYAAESAMQARTIREQMRPDLVLLDIWMPDVDGISLLKEWSKTGQLTMPVVMMSGHATIDTAVEATRIGALNFLEKPIALQKLLKTVSKALESSPKHVELAEEKMSVATSSSPSPKAVAIEQASQVQSGEYISGIAKTYFDLPLREARDLFEKAYFEHQMIIMGGSMTKISEYTGLERTHLYRKLKALGIDTSRNKTEQ
- a CDS encoding ATP-binding protein, translating into MKISLDFIGSNAFEKDAWKRRALPTAMMLIGAFALLLLALLSTATSNTEFFDNYFIWLYAANVVIGISLTLVILTLVIVIAVRWRKGRFGTRLVAKLAMIFALVGVVPGLILYGVSLQFVSRSIETWFDVQVESALDAGLELGRVTLRVAQEEILAEGNFIAEQIVAVPSGTSSEQVAAIVLKARNQFGIQEVSLFNIGRSLILTSESRPNKYFPAPGPDVIADAFRKKGATFIDQIEVDGGQRGYRVRAIVPIVRKKQAPGKDVDDKYFLQLVRFIPGPLAKNIVAVESAYGDYQEKSLGRTGLRKMFVGTLTLTLFFALFVAVTLALILGRQLARPLLMLLKGTQAVAQGDLSPKPELDTGDELGMLTRQFNVMTRQLADTRTSLQESKSFLETVLGNLTAGVCIFDKNFNMVSSNAGADRIFGQDLTQMDGRPLSDSPSLIEFDQAIKEGFATMKLAVGVESGQTAKDKNTSAPVWQKQIQLHSTNEFENEPGVTLFIRGTELTADLRMVVFDDITDVVSAQRSIAWSEVARRLAHEIKNPLTPIQLSAERLQHKLAGKLSPEQEEMMNRSTETIIGQVQAMKQMVNDFRDFAKTPSPQLRPVSINTLTQEILGLYEGSPIKTQLDPCCPNIMGDPTQLRQIIHNLLQNAQDATLEGVHQSDPVEVKTELVPYGELNGVPQNAVRLTISDSGSGFPAKILARAFEPYVTTKSKGTGLGLAVVKKIVDDHGAKIEVRNRMQADQVIGAQVSILFMNLAKEAA
- a CDS encoding DUF4390 domain-containing protein, with the protein product MSQGIKKFTLGVFIALSLFSGAASAEGIKLKTADLEQVDNDWLLNATFKIELTPSLEDAVQKGIVLYFQAEFDLTRSRWYWFDEKPALAQRSTRLSYQPMTQQYRIASEGFTFSANTMFEALQAVGSIGGWRVIDRGQIDSSKSYTAALRMSLDLGKLPKPFQVNALNNRDWNVTSDWVRFPFSPNGPNFIKR
- the rsmB gene encoding 16S rRNA (cytosine(967)-C(5))-methyltransferase RsmB — its product is MTDQKTPRSLPLSEAITISAQAIGEVMVGRSLTEVLDQLDAHERPIVQSFTFDALRKWVRSHQFIQQFIPKTPPPEVEYLLSVAIALFLQGGSAGKGYAAHTIVDQAVKACSEYEPTMYAKGLVNAVLRKVSLAVQAENEKPYPPDPIPMFFPPWWRASLKRNYSKAWQAMLIQQAQRAPLILRVNVQQHTRKEYQELLHQAGIAAEPIESVAGVTLDSALLLHEAVPVSDLPDFYSGAVSVQDAGAQIAAVLLDPKPGERILDACAAPGGKTAHLLELAQCEMTALELDGERLGKIGGNLDRLRLQSDVVRVVRGDASKAAWWDGKLFDKILLDAPCSASGIVARHPDIPFLRREADIKALQLRQRAILEQAWKILKIGGTLLYVTCSVFPEEGEEQATWFTAEHTDALRLSAPGQILPAELNDGFYYALFKKNGP
- the fmt gene encoding methionyl-tRNA formyltransferase: MKIVFAGTPEFAAQAMRAIENSGHQIVLVLTQPDRRSGRGMHLQASPVKVFAQEKNIPVLQPETLKQNHSDLHKKIAAQEAFQYLSSIDFDAMVVVAYGLMLPQAILDLAAQDGRHGCFNIHASLLPRWRGAAPIQRAIENGDTDTGVSIMQMDAGLDTGDTVLVGDLKITPQETSASLHDRLAALGAELMVKTLNDLNEGIAITRTPQAIGGVTYAEKILKSEAEVDWHLSAAVIDRRIRAFNPFPGSTSSLDGEQMKFWNSCLPSKAQIYQDTVPGQVLDFSGDGVYVQCGDGVIEILEMQKPGGKKIGASACLQSYRRQEKIMQFKKD